One window of Quercus robur chromosome 12, dhQueRobu3.1, whole genome shotgun sequence genomic DNA carries:
- the LOC126708780 gene encoding protein IQ-DOMAIN 22 has product MGKASKWFRGLLGLNKKTDSHSQTPKPPKEKRRWSFVKSYREKDHYQTKHNNDQTTTKAEATSYGKVSASEHEEDANKHAIAVAAATAAAAEAAVAAAHAAAAVVRLTSSGRCATNTAVAYVSGGVPEEWAALKIQAAFRGSLARKALRALKGLVKLQALVRGHIERKRTAEWLQRMQALLRAQARARAGRSQISESSQSSSKSSHFHHTGPATPEKFEHAIRCKSTRSDQSPMLTRNGSKSNRRLIGNQDEARISWNRSDSRKDGCSTKTGTTDDEKSDKILEIDSGKPHFTTKRKNVLHSSHHVLASDQCSHSFTTSKDSTAHQTVPSPSSCEVQSLTPLNFSHEVEDSPFCTADNSPQFYSASSRGGVSKSSPFTPTKSDGSRSFLSGYSDHPSYMSYTESSRAKVRSLSAPKQRPHYERTSSTKRHSIHGFGESRSSAQRISNLHANFANKAYPGSGRLDKLGMPVGYRY; this is encoded by the exons ATGGGCAAAGCCTCAAAGTGGTTTCGCGGCCTCCTTGGCCTCAACAAAAAGACAGACTCACACTCCCAAACTCCCAAACCTCCCAAAGAAAAACGAAGATGGAGCTTCGTTAAGTCATACAGAGAAAAAGACCACTACCAAACCAAACACAACAAcgaccaaacaacaacaaaagcagAAGCCACCTCGTACGGAAAGGTGTCGGCCTCAGAGCACGAGGAGGATGCCAACAAGCACGCCATCGCCGTGGCTGCTGCTACTGCCGCAGCGGCAGAGGCGGCGGTTGCTGCGGCCCACGCGGCGGCTGCGGTGGTCAGACTCACCAGCAGCGGCAGGTGCGCCACCAACACCGCCGTGGCTTACGTTAGCGGAGGCGTCCCTGAAGAGTGGGCTGCACTCAAGATTCAAGCCGCTTTTCGAGGCAGCTTG GCTAGGAAGGCATTGAGGGCATTGAAAGGATTAGTGAAGCTTCAGGCATTGGTAAGAGGACACATTGAAAGGAAGCGAACAGCAGAGTGGTTACAGAGGATGCAAGCATTGTTGCGAGCACAGGCGCGAGCGCGTGCAGGACGGTCCCAGATTTCAGAGTCTTCACAGTCGAGTAGCAAGTCTTCTCACTTCCACCACACT GGTCCAGCAACGCCTGAAAAATTTGAGCATGCCATCAGATGCAAGAGTACCAGATCAGATCAATCACCAATGCTCACG AGAAATGGCTCAAAATCAAACAGAAGGCTCATTGGCAATCAAGATGAAGCACGCATAAGTTGGAATAGGTCTGACAGTCGGAAGGACGGGTGTTCAACAAAGACGGGCACTACAGATGATGAAAAGAGTGATAAGATCCTTGAAATCGATAGTGGAAAACCCCACTTCACAACTAAACGCAAAAATGTCCTCCACTCTTCTCATCATGTTCTCGCTTCTGACCAATGTAGTCACAGCTTTACCACTTCAAAGGACTCAACTGCCCATCAAACAGTTCCTAGTCCATCTTCTTGTGAAGTCCAATCTTTAACCCCATTGAATTTCTCTCACGAAGTTGAGGACAGTCCTTTCTGCACTGCTGATAATAGCCCACAATTCTACTCTGCATCATCGAGAGGTGGAGTATCAAAAAGTAGTCCCTTCACTCCCACAAAGAGTGATGGCTCAAGAAGCTTCTTAAGTGGTTACTCAGACCACCCTAGCTACATGTCTTACACTGAATCTTCAAGGGCCAAGGTGAGATCTCTCAGTGCTCCTAAACAAAGGCCACATTATGAGAGGACTAGTTCGACAAAGAGGCATTCTATTCATGGATTTGGTGAATCAAGATCGAGTGCACAAAGAATCTCTAACTTGCATGCAAACTTTGCGAATAAAGCCTACCCGGGATCTGGTCGCTTGGACAAGCTTGGGATGCCAGTGGGTTATAGATACTAA